The stretch of DNA AGTATAGGCCAGCCAACTGGGTACCCCTCGTGCCTTGAGCCACTGCATCAGAGGACTGGTGATCATCGCTACAAACAGGGACAACAAAATAGGGCTCATCAAATCTGAAACGGCCCTCAACCCCGCCACCACCAGTACCAGACTGGCAAGGCCCAGCAACAGAGTCACAATGCCACGTTTTTCTAAAGATGCAGCCATTCCTGAGCCTCAGCGTTATGGTTGAAATAGTTGATATTGAGCCCCCTATTGGCACTGTCGCCTCCTACTATCACGCTTTGTTATTGTCTGGGCCATTTGGGGGCGGTATGGGGGAGAAGCGATCCCGGAACCGCCATCCCAATAACACGGCTGCCGCGATTAAGCCGCCAGCGATCGCAGGGGCTAGCCAGAAGTGACGGAAGGGCCGCCGTTCAAGCCGGAACTCCCCGGCCAAGATGGTCATCAATCGGGCCTCCAGGCTGGCGTTCCAGAATTTCGTCAGGCCACTAATCTTATCTGCCGGGGTGCCTTCCCGCAGAAATTTGGCCTGTTCGTACATCAAAATCTGCTGGGTCAGGTCGTTTCCCGCTGTCTGGGCCATGGCAATATTGCCACGAGCGCTGACCTCGGCCAAGTCGAGCATGTTAATCAGGGCGCGGGGGTTATCAAATTCAACGGCAGAGCGAATACCAAAGGGCTCCAGCTTCGGGTCAAAGGAGGCCCCCAGGGAATAGTACTGACTGATCAAAACACTGGAGAGCAGATAGGACATCTGGGATGCTCCCAACCTTGCCAATCCCGCATTTTCCTTGTTCTCCATGGCTTCAACAACTCGGTCTCGGGCATCCAGCACCGCCAGGGCCAGAAAGTAATTGACATCTTTCGACTTAAAGTCCTCCGCGACCAGTTCAAAGGCTCCCGCGCCTGATGCGGCCAGGGGTTGAATTGTCAGTGATTCAAAGGCTTTAACCCCGGCAACGGAAGCCGTATTCAGGGTGTTGATAAAGCCAGCCAGTTCTCGCTTTTCCAGGGGCAGACCGGCACTGATACCTCTCAATTGCAGGGCGTCCTGGGCCTCGTTAAGTTGCTGGGCGGCCAGGGTGGGGGCAATGGCCAGATAGAACAGGGCTCGCCGGTACGCCTCACTCTCCGGATCCCGCGCCGCCTCAGTGGTTTTGAGGACTTCTACTTCTTTCTGGGCAAGCTCGCTTAAACCGATGATCACAATCAAATGGCCAAAGGCCCGACTGGCCGTAATTGCATCATTGGGGGTCTTGATTTCGGCGGTTTCCAGGCTCTGTAACAGGGACTCTGTCTCCTGGATCAGGGGATGCCAATTCTTGGTAAGCACAGAAACATCCCATGGGCGATCGTCAAACTCCGCCAGGGCGGTTTGGGTATTCACCAGATTTTGCACCAGGCGCATCTGAACCAGGGCGGTTCTGCCGATTGAGTAGGCTGAGGGCAAATTCCCCTGGTCAACGGCTCGACGGGATGTCGTAAAGCTATCCCGAGCCGCCTGATCAATGGGCTTCAGGTCTGCGGGAATGGACGCGACCGTGAATGCACTGCGCTCTGACTGGTACTGGGCATGGATATCCTCAATCAGGGCTTGAATGGCCTGGACCCCCGCCGTTGACATCTGGGGCGAAACGTCAGCAAAACCCATCGGCAATGGCAAGGGTTTACCTGTCAACAGCTCGTAAGCCTGATACACATCAGCGGCTTCCTGCACCTTAATTCCCAGTTCTGTTTCCAAGTCTCGCAGTTGCGGCGTGAGTTGTCCCGCCGGAATTACCACCCGCCGTTTACTTTGCTCGTGGGCCGCCTGCACCTTGAGGGGAATGCCTCCCACCGGCCCAATGGAGCCATCCGGGTTAATGGTGCCCGTCATGGTGACTTCTGATTTGAGGGAGTCTCCAAGAATCAGCGCCAGAGTAGAGGACGTAAATAGCCCCCCAGCGCTGGGACCATCAATATTGCCTTCGGCATCGAAGGCGAAGCTGTACTGATTCAAATCTTCGCCCAGCAGTAGGCTGCTGTTGGTAATCGCCGTCCAGGCGGAGGAACGCCACTGCTCTCCCGCAACATCCAACTGTGATTCAAAAAAGCTAATGCCCAGGAGGGCTCCCCGCCCAGGTTCCATGGTGATGGTGGTGGGTTTGATGGCACCCGAAGGGGGAGTCGTGCTGCGGAAAACCAGCACATCAGCGGTGACCTCTCGCCGCTGGCAGAACAGGTTGGATAGCCCAAACATCGAGCTTTGTAGGGGCATCCCCGCCATGCCACAGGTTCCTGTAAGGGGCACCTCAACCGTTGCTGCCTGCTGATGGGCCTGCGCCAATTGGGGTGTTAAACCGATGAGGGCAGGTGCGATCGCCATCAAAGCCGAAGGTATGCCTAGACTTGGACGTGTGAGATTAGAGATTTTCGCCTTGCTCATGCCCATACCCGCTGCACTTCATCGATATCAAATGCTGGATCAGCCCTCACACCAGTCAACGAATTCGTAATCGCTTGAGTCATTAGCATGGGATCAAAAAGAATCGAGTATACATATCGTTATTCCTGAACGAAAACCAAACCTCAAAACGCGAGAGGAGGCAGGGGCTCTATCTCGGGGTTATCCCCACCGAGCTGATTCGTGCGGAGCATCCAGGCGGTGGCCCCGGCCCGCAGGAAACATTCGGTAATGCTGTTGCTAGCTACCCGAGGCAGCACGGTGCGCCAGCTCACCAGCCCTCGCCCCAGGGTTTTCAGGGGATCGTCTTCCAATGTGCTGCCCAGAGAGGCGGCTTCGGTGGCCCAGTCGGCGCGGGCACTGCCCCAGGGCATGAGGTGATGCCGTAAATCTTTGCCCAATTGCTCCAATTGCTGGAGATCTCTGGCGACGTCCGGGTGCTGTCGCATCCAGGCGTTGATGTCGGCCTGGGAGCGATCGGGATTGGCACCCACAGACCTGGCCATAGATTGCAACGCCGCATAGAGACTCTGGTTAGAGTCCTGGGCACAATTATTGGCCGGGCCGACGTAGGTGCCGCCACTACCGTCGCCAATGCGATAGCGAGCGGCCATCACCTCTAGCTGGCGAATCAAGACATCCAGGGGCGATGCCTCCTGACCTGCGGTCACCGGATAATCGCGGGTAAAGGGGGCGAAGTTAATCAGCGTATCGGCCACAGGGCGCAGGCCAATCCAGCCAAACTGGCGATCGCCCATGTAGCGCGACCAGTGCATCGTTCCAGCGGTCAGCCCATCCGGGTTGTGGGTATAGATTTGGTGATAGACGATGTCAAACCGCAACTCGTCGGTAAGCGGCTCCTGCACGACCGTGGCCACGCCAAAGGAGAAATGTCCAAAGTAAACCGGCCCCTGAGCGGCGGGTTCAGTCTGGTTGCCGCCAATGCCGCCGTAAACGTGAACTAAAAGGGCGCGGGTGCCCTTTTCCCAGGAAGAGGCATGATCGCCTTGGGCTTTGGATCGATACGTCAACGGCACCGAGCTAATCTGGCCCTTTTGCTCCGCCAACTGGCTCCAGGCGGTTTGCTTTAGATAGGTTTTGACCGCTTTGCGCCCGACGATCTCCTGATCAGGCTGGAGTTGGAACAGGGCACGAGGCGCGATCGCCCGCACCACAAACTGATCTGCCTCGCCAAGGGCATCACTACCCATCGCGCCATAGATGTACCAGCCCGTTTCGTTCAAAGGCGACTGCTCAATCCCCGCATTGGTAAAGGGATACGTACCGTTATCATCGGCCACCACCTGAGGCAACCAGACCTTTTCTTGGATGCCATCAAATTGGCCGCTAGCTTTATTGAAATGAACGACGTAAAACTGCTCAGGATCATCCGCTAGCGATCGTTCGGGATCGATCCCTGCCCCATCCACAGGCCCTCGAAACTTCACCAGACCGTAGTACAACCCGGTGATTTGAATGGGTTCGTGGGCAATGCGCAGGGTAAGCGGGTAATGGGAAGACAGGGGAGCGCTGGCAGAGGGTTCTACCCGCACCGGATCAGGCAGCGCGACGATCACATCGTCGTCGGGATGCGCCCCTGCAAGGGATTCGAGGGGATTGACCCGTCGCCAGTGGTTGAGGCGGGTCGGGTAGACTCCTCCCTGCTGGCTTTTATAGGTGGCCTGGGGGCTAAAGTGGACATCTTTCGTCACCTGCTGCACATAGGCCTGCACGTTGGCATCCTCACTCCAGCCCAGACTGACCACGGTACCGATGAGATGGGCGTATTTTTCGGGGGCGTGGTGAATTTCAAAAGGAACGGTCTGGGGCTGACGCTGATCGGGCTGAGGCAGCAGCAGCCGACCCATCCAAGGGGCTATGGGACGGTAGCGCTCCACGGGCAACGCCGCACGCACGGGGTAGCACTCTGACCGATTGAAGGGGGCCTGTCGGTAACGCTCTAGATTGCTCAGCATGGGAGTTGGTTGCAATTCTTTAAGGGGAGCCGTGCCCTGAAGAATATCCGCCACCCACTGGATGGTCTGCTGCAACGCCGTCCGGCCATCGGGCAGCACCCGCTCAGGATCCATCACCCCGCCAGGGACTTCATGGCCAACCGGCCCGAGGTTGATGAGGCTAACTTTGCCCAGGCGTTTGCTGCGGTTCCAGTAGGACAGCGCCAGCAGTTTCCAGCGATTTGGGAAAAAGATCGGGCCGAGCCGTTCGATTTTGTCTTGGTCGCCCACCAGATGGTAGATGTGCTCCAGCTTGAGAATGTTGTTGTTGCCGCTAAAGACCCCAGCAATGGAAATCAGATCAATGGGAGCGGGCAGGGCCTCTTTTAGGTAAGGAACGGCACCCATAGAGATTTGACCGCCCCCGCTAAACCCGATCAGGGTAATGGGCACCCCACTGCCAGGCTGGTAACCGTGGTTGATCAGGCTGTTGTAGATGACTTGTGCCGTGCCCCGGTTATAGATCGGGCCGTAGCGCTGATCCGCCGAAACCCAGACGACAAAGACGTTGCGCAGATTGACCAAAAAGGCCAGCATGCTGCCCCGCTGGCTAGATTTGAGCCGATTCACCCAGTTCCAGAACCAGGCAAAGGGACGCTCCTGACTGGTCAGAGGGCGATTCATGGGGGAGTAGGGCATCAGGCCTCGAATAATTTGAATATCATCGGGCAACACCTGGGCTAACTCATCTAAAAATTGCTCTACATCCGGCAGGTAGTCAAAGGTGGACTGACCAATGCCATCTAGATACACAACGTAATGAGAAACGGTCATATCACTCGTCATCTGCCCTTGGAATGAACCCAAATTTTCAGCGGTGGCTTGAATGGGATCGCCATACCAGCCCGCCCACCAGCCCAGGGTTTCAAGCGGCATCAGCAAAATTGTCACCAGTAGGGCAATTAACCCCATCCCCACCAGGTTGGCGATGAGCTTTGCTGTGACCGTCATGGCGGCGAAGGCGGCCTGCACGAGGGGCACCAGCAACGGCAGCAGCAGCGCCAGCAAAAAGCCCCCCAGGGCTAGCAGCAAAACTTTCTCAAAACGGCGAGATGATAGAGAAGACATCATTTGCCCTGATAGTTGGCATCACTTTGGAGGCCAGTTTCTAATAAGGTTTCTATACCCTGTAGATCGGTCACCAGATGGGTACCTGCGGTGGTGTTCGATAGCCAACTCCCCAAGGCTCCGATGGGTCGTCCAATGGTGCGCTGCAAAATTTGTAGGAATACCCAGCCCAACAAACCACAGATAAACGCCTGCCAGAGGCCAAAACCCGTGGCTACGCTAAATCCCTGGACAAAGACCAGCAATGTCCATAGAGCCAGCAAAATCTGGATCGGCACACCGAAATAGGGCAAAGCAATCAAAAAACTCAACAGCTGCGGCGCAGTGGCTAGCCCCACGGTGTGGTATACCGTGGGGAAATCAAGAGCCTGCTGAAAGAGAAAACGACTGACCCAAAAGGTGCTAACGATCCAAAACCCGTAGCTGAAGACAAACAAAATTGCTCCCAGGCAAAGGCTGAGCGCAAAGCGTACGGGTTTAACTCGATTGACGAACAAAATCAAACCCTGGCCCACCGCCTGAGAAAACCCGACCAGCAGCAGCACCAGAATGGCAATGTGATTGGCGTTGGGTAAATCGGCCATGACTTGAAACGATTCAGCGTTAAAGGTCATGGCTCCCTTAACCAGCGGCCAAAATTCAGTGGATACCATGTTCTGCACCAAGGGTTTGCTGCACCTGAGCTAAAAAGCGCCAGGCGATTAACAGTTGAGCAAAGGATGTGGCAGAGACCTTTTCATAGCTTTCCTGGGGCACAGCCTCTTGCAGCGGAATACCCGTACAACCGACAATGTATTGCTCCAATTCGCTGATGGTCTGGGGGGCAAGGTTGCCGTCAATATGAACCGCGATCGCCGTCCGTCCCCAATAGCGAAAGGGCACCGCCGCCAGCAAAAAGGCTGGTTTGTCTAGTTCCAGCATGGCGGCCAAGTCTAAGGGGATTGACAGACTGGGTAGGGGCGTAGGGGTGGGTTCAAGGATGAGGTTAACCCGGTAGCCCTTGGTGGTCTGGGTATCGGCAAAGCGGGTGGGCAATAGATTCTCTAGTTGGCTACGACCTACTTGAACCACCACATTGGCATCGATTTTTTGAGCATCGATCCACCGCACAAAGGCGGCTTCCCGTTGCAGCATTTCCTGCTCTAAGGCTTCGGCTTTGTGACCCCTTTTTTTCACATCCCGCTCCCACTTCCAGTCCCACTTCACGTCTCGGTCAGGATCGACATAGAGACTGAAATCTAAAAATGGCAGGAATTGGGGGTACAGCACATGCAAACCCTCCACCACTACAATTGGAGTGGGTGACAAGACCTCCGGCGGATCAAATTGGCCCGTCCCGTGGTTATAGATGGGAACTTCGATAGATTTTCCCTGTTTTAAATCTGCCAGATTTTGAGCCAGTAAATCTAAATAATTGGCCTCTGGATCTAGGGGAAGACGACCGCTTTTCTGACGCTGTTCACGATTTTCTTTATGATATCCGTCGGTGCAAATGGTGGACACTAGATCGCTGCCAATTAACCGACGAATGCCATTGCTGAAGGTAGTCTTGCCGCTGCCACTATCGCCCGCAACGCCAACGATGATAGGAAACTTAAGCTGTTTTAAGGCTTCTCGAATGGTGGAAGCATTGGGATTGCAGAGGTCTAGCATGGACAGAAAATCCTAATTTAAAATTGCATCAATGACTCGTATCCCATTGGTACCCCGGCGAATGCCATCGCGCAGTTGATCGATGTCTTCGAGGGTATTACAGAGATCAGGGTTGCGATCGCGCTCTTCCCGCCGCCGACACAAATCACGCCGAACGCTGTCGCGAATATCGTCTCGAATTTCGTCGCGGATGCTGTCGCGAATCACATGGCCCAGGCTTTCATTGGCCAGGGCGATAGACCCCATAAACGGTAGGGGAAGAACAGCTAAACCTAAACCAACTAAGAGTTTCATAACGGTTTCCTACTAAGGAACTAAGCTCAACGAGTTGAAAAAGTGCTCAAAATTAGCCTGATCGTCATCGATCGCCAGCAGCAGGTAAAAGCGATCGCCCGTCAGACTGAGGGTGGCGACAAAATACTGCCCCAGCCCCTGAGCGGTGAGTAACCGAGCGGGCAGCCCCTGAAACGCCACTGCTTCGATGACCAGGGAGGCGTTTAACTGTTCGTCCTGAATATCATTCACAACGCTGGTGGTGGCGGCGTCTAGCAGGTCTTTTTGGGAAAACCCATAGCGCAAACTGCGGGGCACATCGGCGTAGGCCACCAGGTAATACTCGAATAAATCCTCATCATCCACGGCGGGAATGGTTACCGAACTCATCTGCCACTGGAGATCTCGCTCTAGCAATGAGCTGGTACTGGCTTGCTCGACAGGCGCTCCCGGCAAGTCCACAACGTATTTTCCTGCGGTTGAGCTGACCAGTTGCCAGGGCAAGGTTTGACCCCTGTCTTCTACAGCCGCCTGGGCTAGAGAGGGCGGCTCTGCGGCGGCTTGGGTAGGGGCAAGCAGGCTACCGCCCAGTAGGCATAGAATTGGCACGATCAGGTTCAGTTTCATGGTTAGCAATACCCTCCTGATGGGAGTCAGGGCTAGAAGAACATAAACAGCGAGAGTTGCAGGGTGACCCAGGGGCTGGTGTCGTTATTGGCCGCCTGGCGAACGGCGGAGCCTGGAAATGCGATCGCACCTACCCCCTGGAGCATGAAATTTTGGGACAGAAAATAGCGAGTCGTCAGCAAAAATTCCTGACCGATATAGCGAGAGTTCAGGGTAGACAGGGCCGGGTTACCGCCCAGATTGTTCAGCTCATCGGCGAAGCGGTAGTAGTAATCCAGCGAAATCGAGAGGTCTTGACTCGGTTGGGCGCTGAGGGTGACTCGGTGGGAGAAACTGTTGGAGTTGTTGTAGAGCTTGCCCAGACTGATGCCCTGTAGCCAGTCCGATAGGCCTCCCGCCTGGAGGGGGTCAAACCGTTCATAGGTGACGGTGTTGGGGTTGTCGCCGCTAAACCCAGCGAACCGATAGCTGAGGCTAGGCCGCCAGGGCACCGTTTCGGCGGTGTAGCCCAGCCAGAAGTAGCCCCCCTGGGCGGCCATGGCTTGCTGACTGCTGAATTGGTAGGCATATTCCCCTTCGGCCCACAGCCCCGGTACGCCAAAGAGGGTAGATTGCCGCAGGCGGGGGTTGATCACCTGCAAGCCTTCACGGGTAAAGCGATCGCCATTCGGGAGCAGGTAGGCGCGGTTGGACTGGGGCACGGTGATGTAGGACAACACGGCCTCTAGACCCTGGTTGTTGTTGTAGTTCAGGCTGGTGCCTAGGTACTGGGTACCGGTATCGGCCACGGGCAGCTCGTCAGAGTCTAGAAAGAACCCTTGCCAGCGAAAGTCGCCCCACCGCAGGTTGGCCAGGACGGTCATATCGTAGGCGGTACGGGGGTTTGAGTAGCTGGCCCCTCGATCCAGGGCATTGGCAGACCCGCTGAACTGGGAAAACAAAAAACCCTGATTGAGCTGAAAAATCTGTCGCCCCGCCGACAGGTTAAAGGCTACGGGGCTTCCGGGTGCCGCCACCAGGAAACCACCGTAGAGATCTTCTACCGCTCCATAAAATCGGCCATCAGTGCGGAAAATGTCGGGCTGCACGGTTCCGGACA from Leptolyngbya sp. KIOST-1 encodes:
- a CDS encoding S16 family serine protease, giving the protein MPLTGTCGMAGMPLQSSMFGLSNLFCQRREVTADVLVFRSTTPPSGAIKPTTITMEPGRGALLGISFFESQLDVAGEQWRSSAWTAITNSSLLLGEDLNQYSFAFDAEGNIDGPSAGGLFTSSTLALILGDSLKSEVTMTGTINPDGSIGPVGGIPLKVQAAHEQSKRRVVIPAGQLTPQLRDLETELGIKVQEAADVYQAYELLTGKPLPLPMGFADVSPQMSTAGVQAIQALIEDIHAQYQSERSAFTVASIPADLKPIDQAARDSFTTSRRAVDQGNLPSAYSIGRTALVQMRLVQNLVNTQTALAEFDDRPWDVSVLTKNWHPLIQETESLLQSLETAEIKTPNDAITASRAFGHLIVIIGLSELAQKEVEVLKTTEAARDPESEAYRRALFYLAIAPTLAAQQLNEAQDALQLRGISAGLPLEKRELAGFINTLNTASVAGVKAFESLTIQPLAASGAGAFELVAEDFKSKDVNYFLALAVLDARDRVVEAMENKENAGLARLGASQMSYLLSSVLISQYYSLGASFDPKLEPFGIRSAVEFDNPRALINMLDLAEVSARGNIAMAQTAGNDLTQQILMYEQAKFLREGTPADKISGLTKFWNASLEARLMTILAGEFRLERRPFRHFWLAPAIAGGLIAAAVLLGWRFRDRFSPIPPPNGPDNNKA
- a CDS encoding CAAX amino protease; amino-acid sequence: MSSLSSRRFEKVLLLALGGFLLALLLPLLVPLVQAAFAAMTVTAKLIANLVGMGLIALLVTILLMPLETLGWWAGWYGDPIQATAENLGSFQGQMTSDMTVSHYVVYLDGIGQSTFDYLPDVEQFLDELAQVLPDDIQIIRGLMPYSPMNRPLTSQERPFAWFWNWVNRLKSSQRGSMLAFLVNLRNVFVVWVSADQRYGPIYNRGTAQVIYNSLINHGYQPGSGVPITLIGFSGGGQISMGAVPYLKEALPAPIDLISIAGVFSGNNNILKLEHIYHLVGDQDKIERLGPIFFPNRWKLLALSYWNRSKRLGKVSLINLGPVGHEVPGGVMDPERVLPDGRTALQQTIQWVADILQGTAPLKELQPTPMLSNLERYRQAPFNRSECYPVRAALPVERYRPIAPWMGRLLLPQPDQRQPQTVPFEIHHAPEKYAHLIGTVVSLGWSEDANVQAYVQQVTKDVHFSPQATYKSQQGGVYPTRLNHWRRVNPLESLAGAHPDDDVIVALPDPVRVEPSASAPLSSHYPLTLRIAHEPIQITGLYYGLVKFRGPVDGAGIDPERSLADDPEQFYVVHFNKASGQFDGIQEKVWLPQVVADDNGTYPFTNAGIEQSPLNETGWYIYGAMGSDALGEADQFVVRAIAPRALFQLQPDQEIVGRKAVKTYLKQTAWSQLAEQKGQISSVPLTYRSKAQGDHASSWEKGTRALLVHVYGGIGGNQTEPAAQGPVYFGHFSFGVATVVQEPLTDELRFDIVYHQIYTHNPDGLTAGTMHWSRYMGDRQFGWIGLRPVADTLINFAPFTRDYPVTAGQEASPLDVLIRQLEVMAARYRIGDGSGGTYVGPANNCAQDSNQSLYAALQSMARSVGANPDRSQADINAWMRQHPDVARDLQQLEQLGKDLRHHLMPWGSARADWATEAASLGSTLEDDPLKTLGRGLVSWRTVLPRVASNSITECFLRAGATAWMLRTNQLGGDNPEIEPLPPLAF
- a CDS encoding phosphoribulokinase, with translation MLDLCNPNASTIREALKQLKFPIIVGVAGDSGSGKTTFSNGIRRLIGSDLVSTICTDGYHKENREQRQKSGRLPLDPEANYLDLLAQNLADLKQGKSIEVPIYNHGTGQFDPPEVLSPTPIVVVEGLHVLYPQFLPFLDFSLYVDPDRDVKWDWKWERDVKKRGHKAEALEQEMLQREAAFVRWIDAQKIDANVVVQVGRSQLENLLPTRFADTQTTKGYRVNLILEPTPTPLPSLSIPLDLAAMLELDKPAFLLAAVPFRYWGRTAIAVHIDGNLAPQTISELEQYIVGCTGIPLQEAVPQESYEKVSATSFAQLLIAWRFLAQVQQTLGAEHGIH
- a CDS encoding alginate export family protein; protein product: MPCSCSVRLALGLAAMGWISMPSAFALPTVDVGGTAADLTPFLEQPQNLQPQSSNHHPVGVRSPRPAAPEITHQGVSFTADLPAPESAEALPLIDETQPLPDPLSIVDPNVGLRIPPQFGEGLPIEQVFIYLRNPTGDPAQDEALQQQLADTFGIRAGGSFSSLFADQGLNQVQRLPFVESAEYRLYESNRPSTVILALLVTLQLEPAEASPPPPTGIAVSGSLADFPTIYQSDRSLVKIIFNGGLGIFSDTNPWFGRADNFVSGSYQPTGTVTWGEFYLEPGLAGITRLGDWPFYVYGAGSYTLSGTVQPDIFRTDGRFYGAVEDLYGGFLVAAPGSPVAFNLSAGRQIFQLNQGFLFSQFSGSANALDRGASYSNPRTAYDMTVLANLRWGDFRWQGFFLDSDELPVADTGTQYLGTSLNYNNNQGLEAVLSYITVPQSNRAYLLPNGDRFTREGLQVINPRLRQSTLFGVPGLWAEGEYAYQFSSQQAMAAQGGYFWLGYTAETVPWRPSLSYRFAGFSGDNPNTVTYERFDPLQAGGLSDWLQGISLGKLYNNSNSFSHRVTLSAQPSQDLSISLDYYYRFADELNNLGGNPALSTLNSRYIGQEFLLTTRYFLSQNFMLQGVGAIAFPGSAVRQAANNDTSPWVTLQLSLFMFF